A genomic segment from Gadus morhua chromosome 4, gadMor3.0, whole genome shotgun sequence encodes:
- the LOC115543088 gene encoding keratin-3, type I cytoskeletal 51 kDa-like yields GGGGGGGGGGGGGEGGGGGGGGGGGGRSQQGTARQCLWERAPTDVCSPQSRWPPTPTCSSQQDLPRVRREHCDHQKDLQQDLPRVRREHCDHQKDLKQDLPRVRREHCDHQKDLQQDLPRVRREHCDHQKDLQQDLPRVRREHCDHQKDLQQDLPRVRREHWDHQKDLQQDLPRVRREHCDHQKDLQQDLPRVRREHCDHQKDLQQDLPRVRREHCDHQKDLQQDLPRVRREHCDHQKDLQQDLPRVRREHCDHQKDLQQDLPRVRREHCDHQKDLQQDLPRVRREHCDHQKDLQQDLPRVRREHCDHQKDLQQDLPRVRREHCDHQKDLQQDLPRVRREHCDHQKDLQQDLPRVRREHCDHQKDLQQDLPRVRREHCDHQKDLQQDLPRVRREHWDHQKDLQQDLPRVRREHCDHQKDLQQDLPRVRREHCDHQKPPLSLRSERKVLQNQTAP; encoded by the coding sequence ggaggaggaggaggaggaggaggaggaggaggtggaggagaaggtggaggaggaggtggaggaggaggaggtggtggtcgaTCACAGCAGGGGACCGCCAGGCAGTGTCTGTGGGAACGTGCACCGACTGACGTCTGCTCGCCCCAGAGCCGGTGGCCCCCGACCCCGACCTGCTCCTCACAGCAGGACCTTCCCAGGGTCCGACGGGAGCACTGCGACCACCAGAAGGACCTACAGCAGGACCTTCCCAGGGTCCGACGGGAGCACTGCGACCACCAGAAGGACCTAAAGCAGGACCTTCCCAGGGTCCGACGGGAGCACTGCGACCACCAGAAGGACCTACAGCAGGACCTTCCCAGGGTCCGACGGGAGCACTGCGACCACCAGAAGGACCTACAGCAGGACCTTCCCAGGGTCCGACGGGAGCACTGCGACCACCAGAAGGACCTACAGCAGGACCTTCCCAGGGTCCGACGGGAGCACTGGGACCACCAGAAGGACCTACAGCAGGACCTTCCCAGGGTCCGACGGGAGCACTGCGACCACCAGAAGGACCTACAGCAGGACCTTCCCAGGGTCCGACGGGAGCACTGCGACCACCAGAAGGACCTACAGCAGGACCTTCCCAGGGTCCGACGGGAGCACTGCGACCACCAGAAGGACCTACAGCAGGACCTTCCCAGGGTCAGACGGGAGCACTGCGACCACCAGAAGGACCTACAGCAGGACCTTCCCAGGGTCCGACGGGAGCACTGCGACCACCAGAAGGACCTACAGCAGGACCTTCCCAGGGTCCGACGGGAGCACTGCGACCACCAGAAGGACCTACAGCAGGACCTTCCCAGGGTCCGACGGGAGCACTGCGACCACCAGAAGGACCTACAGCAGGACCTTCCCAGGGTCAGACGGGAGCACTGCGACCACCAGAAGGACCTACAGCAGGACCTTCCCAGGGTCCGACGGGAGCACTGCGACCACCAGAAGGACCTACAGCAGGACCTTCCCAGGGTCAGACGGGAGCACTGCGACCACCAGAAGGACCTACAGCAGGACCTTCCCAGGGTCAGACGGGAGCACTGCGACCACCAGAAGGACCTACAGCAGGACCTTCCCAGGGTCCGACGGGAGCACTGCGACCACCAGAAGGACCTACAGCAGGACCTTCCCAGGGTCAGACGGGAGCACTGGGACCACCAGAAGGACCTACAGCAGGACCTTCCCAGGGTCCGACGGGAGCACTGCGACCACCAGAAGGACCTACAGCAGGACCTTCCCAGGGTCCGACGGGAGCACTGCGACCACCAGAAGCCACCTCTATCGttgaggagtgagagaaaggttCTCCAGAACCAGACAGCGCCGTAG
- the LOC115543089 gene encoding E3 ubiquitin-protein ligase TRIM47-like, translating into MSGKLWTEEQFNCPVCLDLPKDPATIPCGHSYCMGCIKDYWSEADATGTYSCPQCRQAFSPKPHLSRNTMLAEAVEQLRTGAALGPEQRASIRSTRGAGAGKAKRRPSSSSAAVPCDMCTGQKQRAAVKSCLVCMSSYCESHLKHHQGQKSMRQHELIGPTGQLAQKICTEHKYLQEFYCRPCGRFVCWLCTSNQHKGHECVSTKAERVEKQVRRPWEGRVMLWGEQGFEETGRKAG; encoded by the coding sequence ATGAGTGGCAAGCTCTGGACGGAGGAGCAGTTCAACTGCCCCGTGTGCCTGGACCTGCCCAAGGACCCGGCCACCATCCCGTGCGGCCACAGCTACTGCATGGGCTGCATCAAGGACTACTGGAGCGAGGCCGACGCCACGGGCACCTACAGCTGCCCGCAGTGCCGGCAGGCCTTCAGCCCCAAGCCCCACCTCTCCCGCAACACCATGCTGGCCGAGGCCGTGGAGCAGCTGCGCACGGGCGCCGCGCTCGGACCGGAGCAGCGGGCGTCCATCCGCAGCACGCGCGGCGCCGGCGCCGGCAAGGCCAAGCGGCggccgtcgtcgtcgtcggcgGCCGTGCCGTGCGACATGTGCACCGGGCAGAAGCAGCGCGCGGCGGTGAAGAGCTGCCTGGTGTGCATGAGCTCGTACTGCGAGAGCCACCTCAAGCACCACCAGGGCCAGAAGTCGATGCGGCAGCACGAGCTGATCGGACCCACGGGCCAGCTGGCCCAGAAGATCTGCACGGAGCACAAGTACCTGCAGGAGTTCTACTGCCGGCCCTGCGGGCGCTTCGTGTGCTGGCTGTGCACCAGCAACCAGCACAAGGGCCACGAGTGTGTGTCGACCAAGGCTGAGCGCGTGGAGAAGCAGGTACGCAGGCCCTGGGAGGGGAGGGTTATGTTGTGGGGGGAGCAGGGGTTTGAAGAGACGGGACGCAAGGCAGGGTAA
- the LOC115543084 gene encoding C-type mannose receptor 2-like isoform X1 encodes MNAMEWMQTLLISGLCIPSFCADYRQHCLIETPKSWFDAQSYCRERGYDLATIDDMGAMKSLLGLSADKAHDELWIGLHYGGHKEWRWSLADKDFYQEGGRKYRNFEGSSETEMFVRQHNGKWYTGGIWTQLFFICYDGNRKGGERYVLVSKAMSWTDAQVYCRSTHTDLVSIRNPEENQAVATAIDELNVWIGLFKYGEHWSDGRNSSFRLWSPDFGVLLPQNCAVMTGRTSGRWRQRSCDELHPFLCTCTRKRVLKVKVRLEDIQELNDPAMNTAILNQTQQLLNEATLSNHHKMVWKSNSEGQVFTKEQCQEDQEQEQDFCDTV; translated from the exons ATGAATGCTATGGAATGGATGCAAACTCTTCTAATCTCAG GACTGTGTATCCCGTCCTTCTGTGCCGACTACCGCCAACACTGTTTGATTGAAACCCCCAAATCCTGGTTTGATGCCCAGAGCTACTGCCGAGAGAGAGGCTATGACCTGGCCACCATTGACGACATGGGGGCAATGAAGTCTCTGCTGGGCTTGAGTGCAGACAAGGCTCATGACGAGCTGTGGATCGGCCTTCATTATGGGGGTCATAAAGAGTGGCGTTGGTCACTGGCAGACAAAGACTTCTaccaagagggagggagaaagtaCCGTAATTTCGAAGGAAGTAGCGAAACTGAAATGTTTGTTCGACAACATAATGGAAAGTGGTACACTGGTGGAATTTGGACCCAATTATTTTTCATCTGTTATGATG GTAACAGAAAAGGTGGAGAACGATATGTCTTGGTGAGCAAGGCAATGTCCTGGACCGATGCACAGGTGTACTGCAGGAGTACCCACACAGACTTGGTCAGCATCAGGAACCCAGAGGAGAACCAGGCAGTCGCGACGGCAATTGATGAATTGAATGTCTGGATCGGCCTATTCAAATATGGAGAACACTGGTCGGACGGGCGCAACTCCTCCTTCAGACTTTGGAGTCCCGATTTCGGTGTTCTCCTCCCTCAAAACTGCGCTGTGATGACTGGCAGGACTTCTGGAAGATGGCGCCAACGATCATGTGATGAGTTGCATCCGTTTCTCTGTACCT GTACTAGGAAGCGGGTTCTCAAGGTGAAGGTGCGTTTAGAGGACATCCAGGAACTGAACGACCCTGCCATGAATACTGCCATCTTGAATCAA ACCCAACAGTTGCTGAACGAAGCGACTTTGAGCAACCACCATAAGATGGTGTGGAAAAGCAATTCTGAGGGTCAGGTCTTCACCAAGGAGCAGTGTCAGGAGGAccaagagcaagagcaagactTCTGTGATACTGTATAG
- the LOC115543084 gene encoding snaclec EMS16 subunit beta-like isoform X2, translating to MNAMEWMQTLLISGLCIPSFCADYRQHCLIETPKSWFDAQSYCRERGYDLATIDDMGAMKSLLGLSADKAHDELWIGLHYGGHKEWRWSLADKDFYQEGGRKYRNFEGSSETEMFVRQHNGKWYTGGIWTQLFFICYDGTRKRVLKVKVRLEDIQELNDPAMNTAILNQTQQLLNEATLSNHHKMVWKSNSEGQVFTKEQCQEDQEQEQDFCDTV from the exons ATGAATGCTATGGAATGGATGCAAACTCTTCTAATCTCAG GACTGTGTATCCCGTCCTTCTGTGCCGACTACCGCCAACACTGTTTGATTGAAACCCCCAAATCCTGGTTTGATGCCCAGAGCTACTGCCGAGAGAGAGGCTATGACCTGGCCACCATTGACGACATGGGGGCAATGAAGTCTCTGCTGGGCTTGAGTGCAGACAAGGCTCATGACGAGCTGTGGATCGGCCTTCATTATGGGGGTCATAAAGAGTGGCGTTGGTCACTGGCAGACAAAGACTTCTaccaagagggagggagaaagtaCCGTAATTTCGAAGGAAGTAGCGAAACTGAAATGTTTGTTCGACAACATAATGGAAAGTGGTACACTGGTGGAATTTGGACCCAATTATTTTTCATCTGTTATGATG GTACTAGGAAGCGGGTTCTCAAGGTGAAGGTGCGTTTAGAGGACATCCAGGAACTGAACGACCCTGCCATGAATACTGCCATCTTGAATCAA ACCCAACAGTTGCTGAACGAAGCGACTTTGAGCAACCACCATAAGATGGTGTGGAAAAGCAATTCTGAGGGTCAGGTCTTCACCAAGGAGCAGTGTCAGGAGGAccaagagcaagagcaagactTCTGTGATACTGTATAG